A region from the Flavobacteriales bacterium genome encodes:
- a CDS encoding RecQ family ATP-dependent DNA helicase: MRDIHQVLQEHWGYSAFRPVQEDVIRSALAGRDTLALLPTGGGKSICYQVPALAMGGLCVVVSPLIALMKDQVDRLRKQGIPAKALISGMGYAEMENTLEACVHGKCSFLYVSPERLRTDLFRARAPRLPVKLIAVDEAHCISQWGYDFRPTYMAIPEFRALYPAVPVLALTATATQQVADDIMQRLAFVDGRCIRAPFARPELALWVAYGEDKIGKLLRIAERVPGSGIVYLRDRKGTVRLSQLLRENGVSASAYHAGMRMEDRDAVQQAWSKGEVRFVAATNAFGMGIDKGDVRAVVHMELPPDIESWYQEAGRAGRDGQPSHAFLLLGPGDRERAAQKLESSFPTLAQVRLVYQAFADMHRIALGAGQFETYELDLRGLAERSAQTPAAVMNAMKALELNGDLSLSDGVHSPSRVFMRASSNTVYDLRLRDARLGPLLEGLLRLYGGLFEEASIVEELRLAKHLEWSASTVKERLLELQKLGILHYQSASEAPSATLLVPRRDAQRLMLDPAALAERKQRATDRLTAMIALASPKTRCRERAALEYFGEQARADCGRCDRCKARAHQDAATASTPLNATDDDLHQARWLADEQGA; this comes from the coding sequence ATGCGTGACATCCATCAGGTCCTGCAAGAACACTGGGGCTATTCCGCGTTCCGGCCAGTGCAGGAGGATGTGATACGGAGCGCGCTTGCTGGTCGGGACACCTTGGCGCTGCTTCCCACGGGCGGAGGAAAATCCATCTGCTACCAAGTTCCAGCGCTGGCCATGGGCGGCCTTTGCGTGGTGGTATCGCCGCTCATCGCATTGATGAAGGACCAAGTGGACCGCTTGCGCAAACAGGGCATTCCGGCGAAGGCGTTGATCAGTGGTATGGGCTATGCGGAGATGGAGAACACGCTCGAGGCATGCGTGCACGGCAAGTGTTCGTTCCTGTATGTGAGCCCTGAACGCCTCCGAACTGATCTCTTCCGCGCGCGGGCACCGCGACTTCCGGTGAAGCTCATTGCGGTGGACGAAGCGCACTGCATCAGCCAGTGGGGCTATGACTTCCGGCCCACGTACATGGCCATCCCGGAGTTCCGCGCGCTTTACCCGGCCGTTCCCGTGCTCGCGCTCACGGCAACAGCCACTCAGCAGGTCGCGGACGATATCATGCAACGGCTGGCGTTCGTCGATGGCCGTTGCATCCGTGCCCCGTTCGCGCGCCCGGAACTGGCGTTGTGGGTGGCGTACGGAGAAGACAAGATCGGCAAGCTGTTGCGCATTGCCGAGCGCGTACCGGGCAGCGGCATCGTTTACCTGCGCGATCGCAAGGGCACCGTGCGTTTGTCGCAACTGCTGCGTGAGAACGGCGTGAGCGCGTCGGCCTACCACGCTGGCATGCGCATGGAAGATCGCGATGCCGTGCAACAGGCATGGAGCAAGGGCGAAGTGCGCTTCGTGGCGGCCACCAACGCGTTCGGCATGGGCATCGACAAGGGCGATGTGCGCGCCGTGGTGCACATGGAACTGCCGCCCGACATCGAAAGCTGGTACCAGGAAGCCGGACGGGCCGGTCGCGATGGACAGCCGAGCCATGCCTTCCTGTTACTTGGGCCAGGCGACCGCGAGCGCGCCGCGCAGAAGCTGGAGAGCTCTTTCCCCACGCTTGCACAAGTGCGGCTCGTGTACCAAGCCTTCGCCGATATGCACCGCATTGCGCTGGGCGCCGGGCAATTCGAAACCTACGAGCTCGACCTGCGCGGCCTGGCCGAGCGAAGTGCACAGACACCCGCCGCGGTGATGAACGCCATGAAAGCGCTCGAACTGAACGGCGACCTTTCCTTGAGCGATGGTGTGCACTCGCCCTCGCGTGTGTTCATGCGCGCTTCATCGAACACCGTGTACGATTTGCGCCTGCGCGATGCACGACTGGGACCATTGCTCGAAGGATTGCTACGGCTCTACGGCGGCCTCTTCGAGGAAGCCTCCATCGTCGAGGAACTGCGACTGGCAAAACACCTGGAATGGAGCGCTTCCACGGTGAAGGAGCGCCTGCTGGAACTGCAGAAGCTGGGCATTCTGCACTACCAATCGGCCAGCGAAGCACCTTCGGCAACGCTGCTTGTGCCTCGTCGCGATGCCCAACGATTGATGCTCGACCCCGCAGCCCTCGCCGAACGTAAGCAGCGCGCCACCGACCGGTTGACCGCGATGATCGCGCTGGCTTCGCCCAAGACGAGGTGCAGGGAGCGCGCGGCATTGGAGTATTTCGGGGAGCAGGCCAGAGCCGATTGCGGGCGGTGCGACCGTTGCAAGGCACGAGCGCATCAGGATGCCGCGACAGCTTCCACCCCGCTGAACGCCACCGACGATGACCTTCACCAAGCGCGCTGGTTGGCCGATGAGCAAGGTGCTTGA
- a CDS encoding branched-chain amino acid aminotransferase, with protein MSSASTTVKIAKHPVAQSRLSGIDLETVVFGRVFSDHMFVMDYRDGQWHQPSIQPYGKMEMSPALISLHYGQSIFEGQKAYRQENGKVAIFRPADNIKRMNFSAHRMCMPAIPEDIFMEGMLELVRMDHKWVPRDPEGALYLRPFMYASDEYVGVRPSDSYRFIIFTCPVRGYYKDAVRVKIETEYSRAFQGGTGAAKCSGNYAASLYPAKLAADKGFHQLLWTDGETHKYFEESGTMNVFFRIGDTLLTPATSGTILEGITRDSIIQLAKREGIDMQVRRVSVDEVTVAIRKGTLKEAFGAGTAATIAHIASIAYGDEEYMLPKLDDNSMSNRLGKQLDDIRRGRGADPFGWMVDVGA; from the coding sequence ATGAGCAGTGCCAGCACAACCGTGAAGATCGCAAAGCATCCCGTGGCGCAAAGCCGCCTTTCCGGCATCGACCTCGAGACCGTGGTATTCGGTCGTGTCTTCAGTGATCACATGTTCGTGATGGACTACCGCGACGGTCAGTGGCATCAGCCTTCCATCCAGCCTTACGGCAAGATGGAGATGAGCCCGGCCCTCATTTCGCTCCACTACGGCCAGAGCATATTCGAAGGGCAGAAGGCGTACCGCCAGGAGAACGGTAAGGTGGCCATCTTCCGTCCGGCGGACAACATCAAGCGCATGAACTTCAGTGCGCACCGCATGTGCATGCCGGCCATCCCCGAGGACATCTTCATGGAAGGCATGCTCGAATTGGTGCGCATGGACCACAAGTGGGTGCCGCGCGATCCGGAGGGTGCGCTGTACCTGCGTCCGTTCATGTACGCGAGCGATGAGTACGTGGGCGTGCGCCCGAGCGACTCGTACCGCTTCATTATTTTCACCTGCCCTGTTCGCGGCTATTACAAGGATGCTGTGCGCGTGAAGATCGAAACGGAATACAGCCGTGCGTTCCAAGGCGGAACGGGCGCGGCGAAGTGCAGCGGCAACTACGCGGCTTCGTTGTACCCTGCGAAACTGGCGGCCGACAAGGGTTTCCACCAGTTGCTCTGGACCGACGGTGAGACGCACAAGTACTTCGAGGAGAGCGGCACGATGAACGTGTTCTTCCGCATCGGCGACACGTTGCTGACTCCCGCCACCAGCGGTACGATCCTGGAAGGCATCACACGCGACAGCATCATCCAACTGGCCAAACGAGAGGGTATAGACATGCAGGTGCGCCGTGTGAGCGTTGACGAAGTCACCGTTGCGATCCGCAAAGGCACCTTGAAGGAGGCGTTCGGCGCAGGCACCGCAGCGACGATCGCCCACATCGCCAGCATCGCGTACGGCGACGAGGAGTATATGCTGCCGAAGCTTGATGACAACAGCATGAGCAATCGCTTGGGCAAACAGCTCGACGACATCCGCCGCGGCCGCGGCGCAGATCCCTTCGGGTGGATGGTGGACGTTGGTGCTTGA
- a CDS encoding T9SS type A sorting domain-containing protein — MISHTLRKSGLFGSLAATLTCSAQWTAAGLQVETDEVTNICLDTVGDALYYCGESSQNGDNDFSDQVVSVYKNGQWDTLGTFNNRPNSVVNWHDTLVVGGWFTEVGGLPYKSIAAYHGGQWHPYGSLGTWSSGVYRLCVLNDELYMIGAMDSVDGQAVQGIAKRQGNAWVPVGNLDASSPPIWQDLALWRDTLYGAGAININGTPYKDLVYLDGNEWKPVSTGILGGFGAGRSLAVFQDQLYVSGSIPIAAGNAGHGIMRWDGTAFHPVGTGFQGDGNNYQYLVGASDLEVHNGRLWAAGTFKYAGNVPAPFVASWDGQQWCGLPAGPNLYVTSLAFYHDTLFIAPKVLVNGVDVNSAAYYADTNYTAVCSGFVGLEEAPAEMNARIVPNPTGGSSFVSVQGAGKLAGSAYTIVDATGRVCATGSVPPSFLIDVGSLKRGIYSVSVGGSSRRPKSLRLAVDD, encoded by the coding sequence ATGATCTCGCACACCCTGCGCAAGTCCGGCCTTTTCGGTTCGCTTGCCGCCACACTAACGTGCAGTGCCCAGTGGACAGCTGCGGGCCTGCAAGTAGAAACCGACGAGGTCACTAACATCTGCCTGGACACGGTTGGCGATGCTCTTTATTACTGCGGTGAGTCATCTCAGAACGGAGACAACGATTTCAGTGACCAGGTGGTGAGCGTGTACAAGAATGGTCAATGGGACACACTTGGCACCTTCAATAACAGACCCAACTCGGTGGTTAATTGGCACGACACTCTGGTTGTCGGTGGCTGGTTTACCGAGGTCGGCGGATTGCCGTACAAGTCGATTGCGGCGTATCACGGTGGCCAATGGCACCCTTACGGCAGCCTAGGAACTTGGAGTTCCGGGGTGTACCGGCTATGTGTCTTGAACGATGAGTTGTACATGATCGGCGCCATGGATTCCGTAGATGGCCAAGCAGTGCAAGGGATCGCCAAACGGCAGGGCAATGCATGGGTGCCGGTCGGTAACCTGGACGCCAGTTCGCCACCGATTTGGCAGGACTTGGCACTCTGGCGCGACACGCTTTACGGGGCCGGTGCCATCAACATCAACGGCACTCCGTACAAGGACTTGGTTTACCTCGACGGCAATGAATGGAAACCTGTGAGCACCGGGATACTCGGAGGGTTCGGCGCGGGCCGTTCATTGGCCGTATTCCAGGACCAGCTGTACGTGAGCGGTTCCATCCCGATAGCCGCTGGCAATGCCGGGCACGGCATTATGCGTTGGGATGGCACTGCATTCCATCCGGTGGGCACCGGGTTCCAAGGCGATGGCAATAACTATCAATACCTCGTTGGCGCCTCGGATCTGGAGGTACACAATGGGCGGCTGTGGGCCGCTGGGACCTTCAAATACGCGGGCAATGTCCCGGCCCCCTTCGTGGCTTCATGGGATGGCCAGCAATGGTGCGGCCTACCGGCTGGCCCGAACTTGTACGTAACGTCGTTGGCGTTCTATCACGACACATTGTTCATTGCCCCCAAGGTGCTGGTGAACGGCGTTGATGTGAACAGCGCTGCCTACTATGCCGACACCAACTACACGGCGGTGTGCAGTGGTTTTGTCGGCTTGGAAGAAGCACCCGCCGAGATGAACGCCCGGATCGTTCCGAATCCGACCGGTGGCAGCTCGTTCGTTTCTGTGCAGGGTGCAGGTAAACTGGCTGGATCAGCATACACGATAGTGGATGCGACTGGTCGCGTATGCGCAACCGGGTCAGTGCCGCCATCCTTCCTGATCGATGTCGGGTCACTAAAGCGAGGTATCTACTCGGTCAGCGTCGGCGGTTCGAGTCGTCGCCCGAAGAGTCTTCGCCTAGCAGTGGACGACTGA
- a CDS encoding SBBP repeat-containing protein encodes MPPDGHGEPYNKQIAFWQESGQTVYANGMPVSDLQFYSEGSVPSTYIRRDGIVSFMVVDGDGGHVNPQAFHRLDLRMVGEMAQFPDAISYEMNDHVQNYYFTHCAPGVEQVPGFYRIVYEEIYPGINWHFYSGSAGQKMSYVCMPGSDPNMLTMEFTGQDSLTVDVMGAIRAYMGGKWIRLEEAIAYQVDANNNALPLNWNAEYVPGNGSGTVRFSFDVYDPTLPLILQIGGGPIGGGASEQGLCWSTYLGGNARDDARSSHITNTEYYVVGNSVSTFNSFPQAAGTSYGTALMAATIVKFDNTNNIDWKTFFAGGDGYTSANCVTKRLPAQGGGVYVAGTTNTSDIIHAQPGIEHYYPTSNNNNDKGWIGRFDQGFGTRQWSTYFGESDVYITGIDIGDNGRVYICGYTYGSIPALDDPAPPGSTTFVYSAESDGFVASFTPLDRLNWFTVLPGMSFDEALDLDVHGQAVVVAGSTESTDFSASTNGGGAYEEWFHGGGNDIFVHQFSLNGTFQYGTCLGGTGTDVGREEMVAIDPFTEDILVIGNAGPGVSIVPGAGWSQGSPLAGTANGYIARIDGSTHALTWQTYFHGAAGSSVYMEAVACGPDGRVFIGGHSNGTGFPWTPWTGRYNQGVANADTHNGAFPEAKDGFVVELSPGQLLTWATPFGGNGHSNNDREAVRTLAVRNSTGDLYTAGTTHKDINLASYFPLDDGLGVPYFEPVFQSTFQTTECFVTVFCDETVTGVAGADDHGNEPAPYFDASGTLHVPGIPDGLTEVTVYDLLGQVVRSERVVAASNIAIIGSCVQLATGQYLVVANGIAHKAIRP; translated from the coding sequence ATGCCGCCTGACGGCCACGGCGAGCCTTACAACAAGCAGATCGCGTTCTGGCAGGAGAGCGGTCAAACGGTTTACGCGAACGGGATGCCTGTTTCTGATCTGCAGTTCTACTCCGAAGGCTCTGTGCCGAGCACGTATATCCGCCGTGATGGGATCGTGTCGTTCATGGTCGTTGACGGTGATGGTGGGCATGTGAACCCTCAAGCGTTCCATCGGCTGGATCTTCGAATGGTCGGAGAGATGGCCCAATTCCCCGATGCCATATCGTACGAGATGAACGACCACGTGCAGAATTACTACTTCACGCATTGCGCACCGGGCGTGGAACAGGTCCCGGGCTTCTATCGCATCGTGTACGAAGAGATCTATCCTGGGATCAACTGGCACTTCTACAGCGGAAGTGCAGGACAGAAGATGAGCTATGTGTGTATGCCCGGCTCAGATCCGAACATGCTCACCATGGAATTTACCGGACAGGATAGCCTTACCGTGGATGTGATGGGTGCGATACGGGCGTACATGGGGGGCAAGTGGATCAGGCTGGAAGAGGCCATCGCATATCAAGTTGACGCCAACAACAATGCGCTGCCGTTGAATTGGAACGCCGAATACGTTCCCGGCAACGGATCCGGGACTGTGCGGTTCAGTTTCGATGTGTACGACCCAACACTGCCGTTGATCCTACAGATCGGCGGTGGCCCAATTGGCGGCGGAGCCAGCGAGCAAGGCCTCTGCTGGAGCACCTACTTGGGCGGCAACGCCCGGGACGATGCTCGATCCAGCCACATCACCAACACCGAGTACTATGTGGTGGGCAATTCGGTTTCCACCTTCAACTCGTTCCCTCAAGCAGCGGGCACGAGCTACGGCACCGCACTCATGGCAGCCACCATTGTGAAATTCGACAACACCAACAACATCGACTGGAAGACCTTCTTCGCTGGCGGCGATGGCTACACTTCAGCGAACTGTGTTACCAAACGCTTGCCAGCGCAGGGCGGTGGTGTTTATGTAGCCGGGACGACCAACACGTCGGATATCATCCACGCTCAACCAGGCATCGAGCACTACTACCCAACTTCCAATAACAACAACGACAAGGGATGGATCGGCCGCTTTGATCAAGGCTTTGGGACTAGGCAATGGTCGACCTATTTCGGTGAATCTGATGTGTACATCACGGGCATCGACATTGGTGACAATGGCCGCGTGTACATCTGCGGCTACACCTACGGCAGCATACCTGCATTGGATGATCCCGCCCCGCCGGGAAGCACCACGTTCGTGTACAGTGCCGAGTCCGATGGGTTCGTGGCATCCTTCACACCGCTCGATCGGTTGAATTGGTTCACGGTGCTGCCTGGAATGAGTTTCGATGAGGCGCTTGACCTGGATGTACATGGACAGGCGGTTGTTGTAGCTGGCAGCACAGAAAGCACTGATTTCTCCGCCAGCACGAACGGGGGTGGTGCTTATGAGGAGTGGTTCCATGGAGGTGGTAATGACATCTTCGTGCATCAGTTCAGCCTGAACGGCACTTTCCAGTACGGCACCTGCTTGGGTGGTACGGGCACCGATGTCGGCCGGGAAGAAATGGTGGCCATTGACCCTTTCACGGAGGACATTCTGGTGATCGGCAATGCAGGACCGGGCGTCAGCATCGTGCCCGGTGCAGGCTGGTCGCAAGGTTCGCCGCTGGCGGGAACAGCCAACGGATACATCGCACGGATAGATGGTAGCACGCACGCCCTCACCTGGCAGACCTATTTCCACGGAGCTGCGGGTAGCAGTGTGTACATGGAAGCAGTGGCTTGCGGTCCGGACGGCCGCGTTTTCATAGGTGGCCATTCGAACGGTACGGGGTTCCCGTGGACGCCTTGGACTGGTCGTTACAACCAAGGCGTGGCCAATGCCGATACGCACAACGGAGCTTTTCCGGAAGCGAAGGATGGTTTCGTGGTAGAGCTCTCCCCAGGCCAGTTGCTCACTTGGGCCACGCCATTCGGCGGCAACGGGCACTCGAACAATGATCGCGAAGCTGTGCGGACCCTTGCCGTTCGCAATTCCACTGGCGACCTGTACACGGCAGGCACTACGCACAAGGACATCAACCTAGCTTCCTATTTTCCGCTGGACGATGGTTTGGGTGTCCCCTACTTCGAGCCGGTCTTTCAAAGCACCTTCCAAACCACCGAGTGCTTCGTCACCGTTTTCTGCGATGAGACAGTTACCGGTGTGGCCGGTGCGGATGACCACGGGAATGAACCGGCGCCCTACTTCGATGCGTCCGGAACATTGCATGTTCCCGGCATACCTGATGGGCTCACGGAAGTGACCGTGTATGATCTGCTGGGTCAAGTGGTCAGGAGCGAGCGTGTTGTGGCAGCAAGCAACATTGCCATTATTGGGTCCTGTGTTCAATTGGCCACCGGGCAGTATCTCGTGGTGGCGAATGGTATTGCCCACAAGGCCATTCGGCCATGA
- a CDS encoding J domain-containing protein, with amino-acid sequence MRTSQQRDPFATLGVPPWATANEVKRAYRAKAKRFHPDLDPSPKAAERFREVHAAYKWITEGPVKQPKASERPAPRPRPNTAPTCEPDRHIAPWLFRGLHLAGLLFGIGCVSGTICCYLFLGLSQWALLLMVPGLLLIPDSWAGLVMRDRP; translated from the coding sequence ATGAGAACATCACAGCAACGCGACCCGTTCGCGACCCTCGGCGTTCCGCCTTGGGCAACGGCCAACGAAGTGAAACGTGCGTACCGCGCCAAGGCCAAGCGCTTCCATCCCGACCTTGACCCTTCGCCCAAGGCGGCGGAGCGTTTCCGTGAGGTGCACGCGGCTTACAAGTGGATCACCGAGGGGCCAGTGAAACAACCGAAGGCTTCCGAACGCCCGGCCCCGCGTCCACGACCGAACACGGCGCCCACGTGCGAACCCGACCGGCATATCGCACCGTGGCTATTCCGCGGATTGCACTTGGCCGGGTTGCTGTTCGGCATCGGCTGCGTGTCAGGGACGATCTGTTGCTACCTCTTCTTGGGCCTTTCACAATGGGCCTTGTTGCTCATGGTGCCGGGCCTGTTGCTGATACCTGACAGCTGGGCAGGACTGGTCATGCGAGATCGGCCTTAA
- a CDS encoding nucleoside triphosphate pyrophosphohydrolase family protein gives MPTTAVNQLSLFDTIQNVRDFHDAFRIPNADQPVSDIGAKDAQLRYTLMREENEEYLEAANRGDLVEVADALGDMLYILCGTILKHGLQDKIADVFLEIQRSNMSKLDANGQPIYREDGKVLKSDRYFRPDIAAVLAQ, from the coding sequence ATGCCAACCACCGCCGTCAACCAACTCAGCCTCTTCGACACCATCCAGAACGTACGCGACTTCCACGACGCCTTCCGCATCCCGAACGCGGATCAGCCCGTGAGCGACATCGGTGCGAAGGATGCGCAGTTGCGCTATACCCTGATGCGCGAGGAGAACGAGGAGTACTTGGAGGCCGCCAACCGTGGCGATCTCGTGGAAGTGGCGGACGCGCTCGGCGACATGCTCTACATCCTTTGCGGCACCATCCTCAAACACGGCCTGCAGGACAAGATCGCGGATGTGTTCCTGGAGATCCAACGGAGCAACATGAGCAAGCTCGATGCGAACGGCCAGCCGATCTACCGCGAGGACGGCAAGGTGCTGAAGAGCGATCGGTACTTCAGGCCGGACATAGCAGCGGTGCTGGCGCAATGA
- a CDS encoding DUF4442 domain-containing protein, with product MNLPALLAAARTSALKRFILNQGLNFTIPFNSPHGFRVEPMKTGGIRVRIPWWHVNRNHIRGMHACALATGAELCSGLSVLEHLDPKQYRLIMASLHMDYHKQAKGTAHAVCVPDRATIEEAVIVPLRSQESVRYTSSVEVKDAQDLHVATGTIVWQVKAWSKVKTSR from the coding sequence ATGAACCTGCCCGCCTTGCTCGCCGCCGCGCGCACCAGTGCGTTGAAGCGGTTCATCCTCAACCAAGGGCTCAACTTCACCATACCGTTCAACAGCCCGCACGGCTTTCGCGTAGAGCCGATGAAGACGGGCGGCATCCGCGTGCGCATCCCGTGGTGGCATGTGAACCGCAACCACATCCGCGGCATGCACGCGTGTGCGCTGGCCACTGGGGCCGAGCTGTGCAGCGGCCTTAGCGTGCTTGAGCACCTGGACCCGAAGCAGTATCGCCTCATCATGGCCAGCCTGCACATGGATTACCACAAGCAGGCCAAGGGAACGGCCCATGCGGTCTGTGTGCCGGACCGTGCCACCATCGAGGAAGCGGTCATTGTTCCGCTGCGGTCGCAAGAGAGCGTGCGCTACACCAGCTCGGTGGAAGTCAAGGACGCACAAGACCTGCACGTGGCCACGGGCACCATCGTATGGCAGGTGAAGGCGTGGAGCAAGGTGAAAACCTCGCGCTGA
- a CDS encoding T9SS type A sorting domain-containing protein, with protein sequence MKSLLAAFLIVASGALSAQTTVDSLLNDGIYRTYLLHVPPGFQPSENPALVLNFHGLTSTGAQQEFYSEMNAVADAERFVVAYPDGINNSWNLGLGQVDDYGFVSALIDDLVISHNVDPQRVYACGMSQGGMVSLLFACSMFDKIAAVASVAGGMTPGLAPVCQPTRPVPVMMINGTADAIVPYAGGLGNIDTDDAIDHWVGHNGCDLTPVITPYPDLVLLDFCTAVREDHLNGAAGSEVALIRVVDGDHTWPGASLPIGVTNQDFEASQVIWDFFEQFVLSGNTGVQADAAQQFAIGPNPCSGTLTINGRGSFTASLWDASGRQVAAGNALSGSTRIGTEALPAGPYVLRINGSDGARSSLLVIQH encoded by the coding sequence ATGAAATCCCTGCTCGCCGCTTTTCTGATCGTCGCTTCCGGGGCGCTCTCGGCCCAAACCACGGTTGATTCGTTGTTGAACGACGGCATCTACCGCACCTACCTCCTGCATGTGCCGCCGGGGTTCCAGCCGTCCGAAAACCCCGCACTGGTCCTCAACTTCCATGGCCTCACCAGCACCGGCGCGCAGCAGGAGTTCTACAGTGAGATGAACGCCGTGGCCGATGCCGAGCGGTTCGTGGTGGCGTATCCCGATGGCATCAACAACAGCTGGAACCTCGGCCTGGGCCAGGTGGACGACTACGGGTTCGTGAGTGCGCTCATCGACGACCTGGTCATTTCGCACAACGTGGACCCGCAACGTGTGTATGCATGCGGCATGTCGCAAGGCGGCATGGTGAGCTTGTTGTTCGCATGCAGCATGTTCGACAAGATCGCAGCGGTGGCCAGCGTGGCCGGCGGCATGACACCGGGGCTTGCACCGGTGTGCCAGCCCACGCGCCCCGTGCCTGTGATGATGATCAACGGCACGGCCGACGCCATCGTGCCATACGCAGGTGGATTGGGGAACATAGACACCGATGATGCGATAGACCATTGGGTTGGGCACAACGGATGCGACCTTACACCGGTTATTACACCCTATCCTGATCTCGTCCTGCTCGATTTCTGCACGGCTGTGCGCGAGGATCACCTCAACGGTGCCGCAGGCTCCGAAGTAGCGCTGATCCGCGTGGTGGACGGCGACCACACATGGCCGGGTGCCAGCCTGCCCATCGGGGTCACCAACCAGGACTTCGAGGCGAGCCAGGTCATCTGGGATTTCTTCGAGCAGTTCGTGCTTTCCGGGAACACCGGAGTGCAAGCAGATGCGGCGCAGCAGTTCGCGATCGGTCCAAACCCGTGCAGCGGAACCCTCACGATCAACGGCCGTGGTTCCTTCACAGCCAGCCTTTGGGATGCCTCGGGCCGACAGGTCGCTGCAGGCAATGCCCTCAGCGGATCAACGCGCATCGGAACGGAAGCACTGCCGGCCGGGCCGTATGTCCTGCGGATCAACGGCAGCGATGGTGCGCGCTCATCGCTCCTTGTCATTCAGCACTGA
- a CDS encoding DUF2238 domain-containing protein, translating to MPFTTASYPTRRPFNEHLLLKVYLGLFLICWAVTFINTTDRANWVTENVLTVLFVGGLALTHRRFRFSDLSYTLIFIYILLHIYGAEYTYAENPFGYWLQELTGTARNHYDRIVHCSFGLLLAYPMRDWFMNHFRWPTWVCYLLPAEITLSFSGAYELIEWLVAEVFFPAQGVAYLGTQGDMWDAQKDMGLAFSGAIAAMLVTWMVKKSFDKSRSTLA from the coding sequence ATGCCCTTCACCACTGCTTCCTACCCCACCCGGCGCCCGTTCAACGAGCACTTGCTGCTGAAGGTCTACCTCGGCCTTTTCCTCATCTGCTGGGCGGTGACCTTCATCAACACCACCGACCGCGCCAACTGGGTTACGGAGAACGTGCTCACGGTGCTCTTCGTGGGCGGGTTGGCGCTCACGCACCGGCGCTTCCGGTTCAGTGATCTGAGCTACACGCTCATCTTCATCTACATCCTGCTGCACATCTATGGCGCCGAGTACACCTACGCCGAGAACCCCTTCGGCTATTGGCTGCAGGAACTGACCGGCACAGCACGCAACCACTACGACCGCATTGTGCATTGCTCGTTCGGCCTACTGCTGGCCTACCCCATGCGGGACTGGTTCATGAACCACTTCCGCTGGCCAACGTGGGTGTGCTACCTGCTGCCCGCGGAGATCACGCTCAGCTTCAGCGGTGCATATGAACTGATCGAATGGCTGGTGGCCGAGGTGTTCTTCCCCGCTCAAGGGGTGGCTTACCTGGGCACGCAGGGCGATATGTGGGACGCGCAGAAAGACATGGGACTGGCATTCAGCGGTGCCATCGCGGCGATGCTGGTCACCTGGATGGTGAAGAAGTCGTTCGACAAGTCGCGCAGCACGTTGGCGTGA